In Candidatus Aegiribacteria sp., the DNA window TGGACGGATACTTCAGTAAGTCCCTCCTGTTTATTCCATCCTCGATCCACCCCGGTACTACTATCCCTTCCATCGCAATGATCTCAGGATTATTCCGCATCCACAGATTAAGGGCTCCTTTGGTTGGCAGGAATACAGGACTGCCCAGTTCAATCTGATTTCTCACAACCCAGGGAACGCAGCAGACAGTAAAACCCGCAAGAAGAAAAAGGGAGGTTTTCCATTTTTTCCTGAGTAACAGATAGAACAGCTGCAGTGGAAGCAGAAACACGGCTGTGCTTCTGATCAGGAAAAGAAATCCCGTCACAATTCCGGCAGGAAAACCTGCCTTCATCGTTTTCACAGAACGAATGGTCAGCCACATAATCAGAGGAAGCATGGAGATATGGATGGAATCTGTCATTGCATACGCGCTGTAATAAACGTAATAAGGGTAAATAGACCAGATAAGCGCAGCAAGAAATGCCTGTTTCTTTCCCCAGTTCTCCTCCACCATTCTCCATAGAGCCCAAGCGCCAAGCAGCGCGAAAACACAGTTCAACAGAAACACGGCTCCGGTGGTAGGACCCGCAATAATGAACATCAGCGCAAGAATGACCGGATATCCCATTTCCAGGGAGGCTGTTGGAGTTTCAACGGGCACCATTCCAAATACATAATCAGGATCAGCGTTCCATGCGGCCTCAAGGCTTGTTTCTCCAGCTCTTAGATTCTTCAGCCATCCCAGATCTTCACTGAAGGACATCCCTTCAGATGATGCGATTCTTCCAGCCAGCCTTAGATAAATACCCTGATCCCGCTCCGGTTCCGGGAAGTAGCCTCCCAGATATATGAACCACGCGATCCTCGGCAGCAGGACAGCCATCACAATCACGATGTTTTTATGCTTCATCAGACAGTTCAGCATTGTTTCCATGTAACATTTGAAAGCCGAAGCGGAGGATCGATCCTGACATCAAGAAGAGTAATTGGATAGAAGAATTCCTGCCAGTGATAATCCTTTCGTGCGAGTGGATCTGTAAGCGCGAGCCCCAGTATGTAGGAGCCGGGCTCTTCAACATCGAGCATTATCTCAATACTTGCCTCAACCGATTCGCTGAAAGAAAGCAGTGGTTCATTCATCTCCAGATTATTTGTTCCGATAATAGTCTCACCATCCGGTCTGTGAAGTGAGAATCCGAACACCACGTTATCAACAGTTCCTGAAAGACGGGTTTTAATAACAGCATCGATAACGATTTTCTCGCCCTTTCGGAATAATCCTGCGGGTGTACCCGACACGTCTCTAAGAGTAACGGAATCGAACCACACTTCACGGTTGCCCCATTCTTTCGGTGAGACTGCCGCGGCAACATGTTGCGAACGAATACCATCCAGATATTCTGAAAGAATATCCTCAACTTCCCCATCCTTCTGTATCCTGCCGTCATTCAGCCAGACAGCTCTGGTGCACAGTCTGGTAACCGCATTCATATCATGTGATACGAAGATTATTGTCTTTCCACTCTTCCGGAAACTCCAGATGCGTTCGTAGCATTTCGCCTGAAAGCTCGCGTCTCCGACAGCAAGGACTTCATCAATCAGAAGAATATCCGGATCGACCGCTGTTGCAAGACTGAAGCCAAGACGCATGAACATCCCGCTGGAGTAGTATTTAACTGGAGTATCCATGAACCGGGTCAGTTCAGCGAAGTCTGCTATCTCAGGGATCAGATCTTTCATGGTATTTCTATTTAAACCAATGAGTGATCCGTTCAACATCAGATTTTCCTCGCCTGTAAGATCAGGATGAAAACCAACACCAAGGTCAAGCAGAGAGGCTATTCTTCCCCCGGTTTCCGCAATTCCTGACGAAGGTTCGTAGATCCCGGCCAGAAGTTTCAGCGTAGTTGATTTTCCCGCACCGTTTGCACCTATTATCGCCAGAGCCTCACCCGGTTCAACATCGAATGTCACCCCATCCAGCGCTGTGAATAATTCCATTTTCGTGCT includes these proteins:
- a CDS encoding glycosyltransferase family 39 protein encodes the protein MKHKNIVIVMAVLLPRIAWFIYLGGYFPEPERDQGIYLRLAGRIASSEGMSFSEDLGWLKNLRAGETSLEAAWNADPDYVFGMVPVETPTASLEMGYPVILALMFIIAGPTTGAVFLLNCVFALLGAWALWRMVEENWGKKQAFLAALIWSIYPYYVYYSAYAMTDSIHISMLPLIMWLTIRSVKTMKAGFPAGIVTGFLFLIRSTAVFLLPLQLFYLLLRKKWKTSLFLLAGFTVCCVPWVVRNQIELGSPVFLPTKGALNLWMRNNPEIIAMEGIVVPGWIEDGINRRDLLKYPSMEGLNSELERSSVLSERANQFIFANPVLFLYLSVIRFGLFISPVGGTISNPIFILVGLFLYLPLLVLGTIEIIRRRKDGKILFLASFFLVYLLMHSLAHGGIRYRLPVETVLIIASVLFVSRKLRWVEENNACIQ
- a CDS encoding ABC transporter ATP-binding protein, which gives rise to MKPGAILMDNVSLAYRLYHDRAVTLRETMLNVFNRSTKMELFTALDGVTFDVEPGEALAIIGANGAGKSTTLKLLAGIYEPSSGIAETGGRIASLLDLGVGFHPDLTGEENLMLNGSLIGLNRNTMKDLIPEIADFAELTRFMDTPVKYYSSGMFMRLGFSLATAVDPDILLIDEVLAVGDASFQAKCYERIWSFRKSGKTIIFVSHDMNAVTRLCTRAVWLNDGRIQKDGEVEDILSEYLDGIRSQHVAAAVSPKEWGNREVWFDSVTLRDVSGTPAGLFRKGEKIVIDAVIKTRLSGTVDNVVFGFSLHRPDGETIIGTNNLEMNEPLLSFSESVEASIEIMLDVEEPGSYILGLALTDPLARKDYHWQEFFYPITLLDVRIDPPLRLSNVTWKQC